GCAAAAGTCAGCGCATAGGGTGCCTTTCCATTCCAGTATTTTAAATGGCACGCAAGCCCGAGTCGTGACAGATAGGATGGAAACACTGAGCGATGAGGCGCGTTTCTTCAAGGACAAAAGATATATCCTGTTGGACTTCGATGGAACGCTCACCTACGAGCAAGGCCAGGTCTACCCAAAAATACTCGATGCGCTAAAAGCCCTGTCGGCCACTTACAGGATCTGGATTATCACCGGTCGCTCCCTGGGATGGGCCGACATGATGATCAACACCTTTCCCATCGACGGCGTAATCGGAGAAAACGGTGCCTTCGCTTTCTACTGGGACGAGGATCATCGCAAGATCAGGATGTGGCGGTCCAAACACTTACCCGGCGATTACAAGCAAAAACTCGCGCATTTGAAAAATCAGCTTCAGGTGAATTTCCCTTCCATCACTTTCGCCTCGGATCAATTTTCCCGCGAGCATGATATTGCAGCCGTGACCAACGAACACGGCGAGATTCTGACTTCCGATCAAATGGAGCAGCTCCTCGCCTGGGCCCGCTCGGAAGGTGCTTACGCTGCGATCTCCAATATCCACATCAATATATGGTTCGGCGAGTATAACAAGGCTCAGACGGTGATCGAGCTTTTTAACGAGCTTTATTCGATCTGTAACTACGAACTCTGCCGCCGGTCGTTCTATATAGGCGACAGTCCCAACGATGAGCCGATGTTCCGTTTGATCGAAGCCAGTTTTGGCGTCAAGAACGTTGAGGTGTTCCTGGATCGTCTGCGCTATAAACCTGCGGCCATCAGTCGCGAATCGGAAGCTTACGGCTCCTATGATATCCTGCGCAATATTCTGGATAAGAAAAGGATAGCGCTCTATGGTTCGTGCCAGGGCGCAGCTCCTACTGGAAAATATCTGTCTCGTGAGAAAGGCCATCATGCAGAATTCAAACAATGACTTTTGGTATCTATCGACTCGCAATATGTCCAGCACGCTGGATAGGATCCATATCACTTCGATCGCCTTTTATCTTATTTTTCCCCTGGTCCTGATACTGGGCCAAATTTTTCACATCGATGCGATGCTCAAGTTTGAGCGGGATATCATGTTTGCAGGCAGTTTCGCTTTAGGCGTTTGGCTCATCTTTGACTTTTTTTACCCAGCGATCCCCGTGTCCCGCACTTATATCGTTCTACACCATGTCGTGGCAGCCGCCATCGTGGGACTGGCGCTGGTTTTTGAACTTTATGGGCCATTGGCTATCGGGATTCTGCTGCAGGAAGGTTATACTTTTGTCTTCAGAAAGCTTATCTATGCCCCCGGTCTGGAATTAATGGCGGATCTAACCCGCTTTACGGTGAGCGGTGCCCTCCTCGCTGTCAATGCAGGCGAGGTTCATTGGATCATGGTTCTGCTCTGGATTTTTTTCATTGTAAACAATGCCTACTTTTTCAAAAGCACGCATAGGAAAGTCTTCGTGGCTGAGGCGCTCAGCAGTTCTTGAGTGATCGGGAAACTTACACCATCCATACCGCTTACTACATTTTTTTACTGATCTTCTTCACCGCAATTCACATCACAAGTTCCGAGTCGTCATAAGATGCAACGGCTCGCGACTTCGTCCACAATCGCCTCAGAAACAACGCTCAATTCTTTGGAGATACCCATGAAGACCTTGTTAACAACAGCCCTCTCTCTGCTCGTTTCTGGTTCGGCTTTGGCTTCCGTGGATGTTCGCTTTTCAGGATCCTGCGCTGCAGGCGACTTTGATGCTCAGGGTGGAGACATCGAATACTTCAACCTGGATCTTGACCTTCTTGAAGGCACCGGCAATGAAAAAAAGGAATGTGTCATCACAACGACCATTCCGCAAAGACGAGGCTTTTTCATCAACGTGAGTCAGTTCCTGGCCCAGGGTGCAGCTGAGATGGACGGCAACGGCCTTGTGTCCCTCTTCGTCAATCATCGTTTCAATAACCAGAACGCGCCCGGTGCTCGCGACATCGCACGCAATTCCCGGAACATGACCGTATCGCAGACAGCCATTGGTGTGAGCATTTGCAATGAGAAGGTGGTCCTGCGCACGAAGCTGACAGCAACGGCCAAGGATGCCTTCTTCATCCAGGACAAGGCGACTTCCAATAACGTGAAGTACCGCTTTGCTTATATTCCCTGCAACTGATCACTCGGGGAAGGCTCGGGGACGGGATGTCTCCGGGCCCTTGCCTGACGCGAAGGGAGAGCCCATGCGCGAGTTCATTTTCAATATCCTGCTCCTGTCTGCCCATAAAGTCGGGGCCGAGCCCGGGATTATCACATTCACACCAGACAGTTTGAATGAAGACTGTGCAGGATCGTGGCAGGCGACCGTGAACGACGGTCGTACTTCGCTGAGCTTTGAGAATTTTGACTTGAAAGTTTCCTCTGCGGCCCAGGTCAAACACTGCCGCATATCGTGGAAGCCCTTGATTCCAGAGGGATGCTACGCTCCATCAGGGCGTCTTGTGATTCGCGGACACGTTCACATGCAGAAAGTGAAGGCTCAGCTGCGGCTCTCGCATGATCTTCTGGGACAGGGGGATACAGGTCAGACCCAAGCCATCGAACTGGAGGAAGGGCCGTTTAACGCGAGCATGGAACTCCCTCCGGAACGTTTTCAAAAACCTTGGGAAGCTGTGAAACTGATCACAAACCTGAGCCTTTTTTTGCGCCCCATCAAAGAGGGAAACGACTCCGTCCCAAGCCAAGGACGGGTATCCGTCACGGCTGTGGAACTCGAAGGTCTTCGCCCAAGGGACTGTGGTCCCCCATGAAATCCCCCCCAGTATGAACCTACCCAGCGGAAGGTGACAGCCACCCACCACCTTCCTTTTGCACTGCAAAACGCTGATGCGTCCCACCCTCACCTACTTTTGACTTTCCATTTTTCGTACTTCGCGTCGCAGAATCTTTCCGACCGGATTCTTCGGCAGAGCATCCACGAACACAATCTTGGAAGGCCTCTTATAATGAGTTAAAGATTCATTCAAAGCTTCACTGAGTTTTTCCTGGCTCAAGTTTTTATGGGCGGGAACGGCATAGAGGACCACGCGTTCACCCGTTTTCGCATCCGGCACTCCTACCGTGGCGCATTCAAGCAAAAGTCCTGTTGCCATGGCCTTCGCATCGATTTCATTGGGATAGACATTAAACC
This window of the Oligoflexus sp. genome carries:
- a CDS encoding HAD-IIB family hydrolase — encoded protein: MKRYLILLDFDGTLIERDSRGCRDKIKFSDLALAKSVYQEAFAIVIDYKILTSSCAQSIEDIMTVSEMASIGEWLFENGLHARKYVEFCDTVQKNPDTLAFLSQVPQICSWLDDFQEQRISDVVHSISRKKVSLAIHLKHSQGEVYKALIAAFGATCTIIKSGLQTIEIFPKNYDKTWALDQIDLSPYERVVFIGDSIYPGGNDYAIAHSPKVDFAIEVKSPRDSAGLLINMQKSAHRVPFHSSILNGTQARVVTDRMETLSDEARFFKDKRYILLDFDGTLTYEQGQVYPKILDALKALSATYRIWIITGRSLGWADMMINTFPIDGVIGENGAFAFYWDEDHRKIRMWRSKHLPGDYKQKLAHLKNQLQVNFPSITFASDQFSREHDIAAVTNEHGEILTSDQMEQLLAWARSEGAYAAISNIHINIWFGEYNKAQTVIELFNELYSICNYELCRRSFYIGDSPNDEPMFRLIEASFGVKNVEVFLDRLRYKPAAISRESEAYGSYDILRNILDKKRIALYGSCQGAAPTGKYLSREKGHHAEFKQ